In the Candidatus Dechloromonas phosphoritropha genome, GCGATGGCCAGGTTGGCCTGCTCGTCGCTGGTTACCGCCAGTACGGCACGGCATTTCGGATGTTTCAGGCCGGCCAGCAGCAGGTTGTCAGGAATACTGGCATCCGCCGCGAGGGCCGGCGTATCGGTCTTGAAATCCTGGAGGTCGAGTTCCTGCACGCGCAGCTCGTCCTTCTCGATCACGACGAAGGCGCGACCGGTACGATCAAGCGTCTTGCAGATCAGGTTTCCGGTCTCGCCGCAGCCGCAGACCAGGTAGAAGGGTTCCTTGAGCAGGCGAACGCGGCGACTGAAGCGGTTGGTGGTCAGCGTATTCTGAAAGCCCTTGTCCTGGAGCAGGGCGAACAGGGTGAAGAACGAATACGAATAGCCGACGACGGTCAGGTAGATGCTGACAGTAACCCACATCCGCTGGGCATCGGAAAAGGCATTGGGAACTTCACCGAAACCGATGGTGGTCGCCGTGTAGCTGATGAAATAAAAAGCGTGAAAGAAGCTGAGTGGGGCTGTTGCCTTGCCCTCGGCGTCGACGCCAGGGATCAGTGTCAGGCCGACCACCGATACCGCGTAGAGGACGATCAGGACGATAATCGGCATCCGCATGCGGCGCAGGGCGAGGAAAAAGGCGCTGTTCACGCGGAGCTCCGGGTGCCGGCCGCTGCATTCATGGACTTAGCGGCGCAGCATCACGGTTTCGATGATGAGGATGATGACTGAGACGATATTGGCGAACAGTGCGCCGCCGGACAGCGAGACGACGCCGGACATGACCGACGGCGTCATGCCATCGCCGGTGACATGCACCGCCACTGCCCAGGTGATCGTCGCGGCGATCAGTTGCAGGTCGGCGACCAGGCTGGTGGACAGGTGAATGGCACCGATCTGCGTGCGGTCGCCGAACTTGAGCGCGGTGGTGATCAGGCTGACGACGAGCGCGGCCGCCAGTTCGTAGATGTGATGCAGTTCTGGGCGGTCTATGTCGCCGATGAAGAAACCGAAGTTGAGCGTCGCCGCCAGAACAATGAAGAAGCCAAAAATTACCTTTTCCAGATTCATCGCTGCCGCTCCCTGGCTTGTTGCCGTCCGTGTTTAACGATTCTCGACCGGCGCTTCCGACGCCGCTGGCGCCGCTGGCGCCGGGGCCGAAGTTCCCAAGGTGGGCATGGTGGTCAGGCGCTTGATCTCGGCGTCGCTCCTCACATCCATGACATTGACGACCTTGCGCACACCCTCGGTGGTGCGGGCGATGGTGACGGCAACCTTGGCTTCACGGTCGGTGACGATGCCCATCAGATAGGTGATGCCGGATTCGGTGACGACCTTGACATGGGTCGCCGACAGGTTCTTCTCGTCGACCAGTCGGGCCTTGACCTTTGACGTGATGTAACTGTCGTTGCTGCGTACCGAGAGCGAGGAGGCGGGACCGACGACAGTCTCGTTGATCACCTCCTTGACGCCGAGAATCCTGGCCGCGTGCTCGCCGATGGCGGCCTTCGCTTCCTCGCTGGGAACCTCGCCGGTGATCAACAGGCGCTTGTTGAAGGCGGTGAAATTGAGATGGGATGCCGCGGTGTAGCTCTCGGGAACGCTTTGTGCCGCTTTCCACTCGATGCCTTCGTCATCCGCCTGGACTCCCGTCGAGCGGCGGTCCTGCGCCGACATCAGTCCGACCGTGGCGCCGGTGGCGATGACCGCCGGCACGCAACCTTCGAGGAGGGGCAGAGCCACGACCAGGGCGGTGATGGCGAGGGTGAGTTTGAGATTTCTCATTGTTCGACTCCAAGAAGCAACGCGTCGATGCCATCGCACAGGCAATGGATGACGAGCAGGTGGGTTTCCTGAATTCGCGCCGTCCGGTCGGCCGGCACGCAAAGATGTATATCGTCGTCGCGCAGCATTTCGCCGACCTGGCCGCCGCCCCTGCCGGTGAGCGCGACGACGGGCATGGCGGCTTCGTGCGCCGAGCGGATCGCCTCGATCACGTTGCCCGAGTTGCCCGAAGTGGAGATCGCCAGCAGGACGTCGCCAGCGTGGCCGAGCGCTCGCACCTGCCGGGCGAAAATCTGGTTGAAGGAGTAGTCGTTGCCGACGGCGGTCAGGATCGACGTGTCGGTGGTCAGCGCGATTGCCGCCAGTTCCTGACGCTCGACCTCGAAACGACCGACCAGCTCGGCGGCAAAGTGCTGCGCGTCGGCAGCCGAACCGCCATTGCCGCAAGCAAGGATCTTGCCGCCGTTGATCAGGCAAGCGGTCAGCGCCTCGATGGCGCCGGCGACCGGCGCCGCCATCGCCTCAACAGCATTGAGCTTGGTCTGGGCGCTATCTTCGAAATGCCTGGCGACACGGGCTATCAGATCCATTTTCTGCGGTGGCTTTTTTGAGCGGGCAATTCAGTCATTCTACATCACAGTTCGACGAAGACCTCGAACTCGACCCGCCGCCAGGGATTGGCGTGTTCGGTCAACTTCGCGATGCGCGCCATGAGTTTGTCGCCCTGATCCATCGCTGCCGCCAGTGCGCGGTTCTCGGCGCGCGGCACGTAGCCGAGCTTGTAGCCGTGCCACTCGACGCGAATGGCATGCCGGTCGTGGTGGTTGTCGGGTTCGCGGATCAGGTCGAGACGATCACCGACCGCCATCTGCCGCCACTGCTCGCCGACCGCGTAATACTGGCTGCCGGCCAGCGGCGAACTCTGGACCAGGACGCGAATGCTTTCCGCCTGCGCCGTCGCCAGC is a window encoding:
- a CDS encoding phosphoheptose isomerase — protein: MDLIARVARHFEDSAQTKLNAVEAMAAPVAGAIEALTACLINGGKILACGNGGSAADAQHFAAELVGRFEVERQELAAIALTTDTSILTAVGNDYSFNQIFARQVRALGHAGDVLLAISTSGNSGNVIEAIRSAHEAAMPVVALTGRGGGQVGEMLRDDDIHLCVPADRTARIQETHLLVIHCLCDGIDALLLGVEQ
- a CDS encoding BON domain-containing protein, encoding MRNLKLTLAITALVVALPLLEGCVPAVIATGATVGLMSAQDRRSTGVQADDEGIEWKAAQSVPESYTAASHLNFTAFNKRLLITGEVPSEEAKAAIGEHAARILGVKEVINETVVGPASSLSVRSNDSYITSKVKARLVDEKNLSATHVKVVTESGITYLMGIVTDREAKVAVTIARTTEGVRKVVNVMDVRSDAEIKRLTTMPTLGTSAPAPAAPAASEAPVENR
- a CDS encoding HIRAN domain-containing protein; translation: MRLLLTISLVLWLATAQAESIRVLVQSSPLAGSQYYAVGEQWRQMAVGDRLDLIREPDNHHDRHAIRVEWHGYKLGYVPRAENRALAAAMDQGDKLMARIAKLTEHANPWRRVEFEVFVEL